In Osmerus mordax isolate fOsmMor3 chromosome 24, fOsmMor3.pri, whole genome shotgun sequence, the following are encoded in one genomic region:
- the usp30 gene encoding ubiquitin carboxyl-terminal hydrolase 30 isoform X1: MAWCRQETSENLIREFLRSGSTVRNKMMKNWGVIGGIAAAMAAGVYVLWGPITDGKRRKRGMVPGLLNLGNTCFLNSLLQGLAACPSFIKWLEKSTHRTGGSEGEPEKDHELSSTLLELLTALSSDGPAEEDLLDAGCLLDVLRLYRWHIASFEEQDAHELFHVLTSSLEEERDQRPKVAPLFDMQSLESVPDVEQTLHCRSRGPLHPIPSPWKSQLPFHGRLTSNMACKRCEQQSPVRYDSFDSLSLSIPSPHWGRPVSLDHCLQHFISSETIKEVECENCTKLQHSASGNRQVLVSQRTTFIKQLKLGKLPQCLCIHLQRLTWSNEGTPIKRQEHVQFTEYLSMDRYKHHSSMQRQQHSQGSPRTSQPDNSGGAVEKDLTAGAEHLNNNKPLSNGTSFLRSPGLNPQLNFTYDYSGIPHPSLPSTSEYLFQLMAVLVHHGDMHSGHFVTYRRSPPPARCPSPVSSQWLWVSDDSVRKASLQEALSSNAYLLFYERVRRLGPARLSDE; the protein is encoded by the exons ATGGCGTGGTGCAGGCAAGAGACATCTGAAAATCTTATCCGGGAGTTTCTGAGGTCTGGGTCCACTGTCAG AAACAAGATGATGAAAAATTGGGGAGTCATCGGCGGGATTGCGGCAGCCATGGCAGCCGGAGTTTATGTTTTATGGGGACCAATAACAGACggcaagaggaggaagaggg GTATGGTGCCTGGCTTGCTGAACCTGGGGAACACCTGCTTCCTGAACTCGCTGCTCCAGGGCTTGGCAGCCTGCCCTTCGTTCATCAAATGGCTGGAGAAGAGTACTCACCGGACAGGAGGATCCGAGGGAGAGCCGGAGAAGGACCACGAGCTGTCCAGCACCCTCCTGGAACTCCTCACAG CTCTGTCGAGCGACGGCCCCGCGGAGGAGGACCTGCTGGACGCCGGCTGCCTCCTGGATGTTCTCAGGCTCTACCGCTGGCACATCGCCTCTTTCGAGGAGCAG GACGCCCATGAACTCTTCCACGTGCTCACGtcctccctggaggaggagcgagacCAACGACCTAAAGTAGCCCCCCTCTTCGACATGCAGTCCCTTGAG AGCGTGCCAGATGTGGAACAGACGCTGCACTGTAGAAGTCGAG GTCCGCTACACCCTATACCGAGCCCTTGGAAATCTCAGCTTCCCTTCCATGGCCGGCTTACCAGCAACATGGCATGCAAGCGATGTGAACAGCAG AGTCCAGTGAGATACGACTCATTCGATAGTCTCTCTCTATCGATTCCTTCGCCTCACTGG GGAAGGCCTGTTTCCTTGGATCACTGTCTCCAGCACTTTATCTCCTCAGAGACCATTAAAGAGGTGGAGTGTGAAAACTGCACTAAG CTTCAACACAGTGCCTCAGGGAACAGGCAGGTTCTGGTAAGCCAGAGGACCACGTTCATCAAACAGCTCAAACTGGGAAAG cttcCCCAGTGTCTCTGCATCCACCTGCAGAGGCTCACCTGGTCGAACGAAGGGACGCCCATTAAGAGACAGGAGCACGTGCAGTTTACAGAGTACCTGTCCATGGACCGCTACAAACACCACTCTAGCATGCAGAGGCAGCAGCACAGCCAGGGTTCCCCCaggaccagccagccagacaactCAGGGGGGGCCGTGGAGAAGGACCTCACTGCTG GTGCAGAGCACCTCAACAACAATAAGCCCCTGTCCAATGGAACTTCCTTCCTTCGTTCACCTGGTCTGAACCCACAACTCAACTTTACCTACGACTACAG TGGCATACcacacccttccctccccagcactTCGGAGTACCTGTTCCAGCTAATGGCTGTGCTGGTCCACCATGGTGACATGCACTCGGGACACTTTGTCACGTACCGTCGGAGCCCCCCCCCGGCTCGCTGCCCCTCCCCCGTCAGCTCCCAGTGGCTCTGGGTGTCGGATGACTCGGTCCGCAAGGCCAGCCTGCAAGAGGCCCTGTCCTCTAACGCCTACCTCCTGTTTTATGAGCGCGTGCGGCGTCTCGGCCCAGCCAGGCTGTCGGATGAGTAG
- the usp30 gene encoding ubiquitin carboxyl-terminal hydrolase 30 isoform X2 yields the protein MAWCRQETSENLIREFLRSGSTVRNKMMKNWGVIGGIAAAMAAGVYVLWGPITDGKRRKRGMVPGLLNLGNTCFLNSLLQGLAACPSFIKWLEKSTHRTGGSEGEPEKDHELSSTLLELLTALSSDGPAEEDLLDAGCLLDVLRLYRWHIASFEEQDAHELFHVLTSSLEEERDQRPKVAPLFDMQSLESVPDVEQTLHCRSRGPLHPIPSPWKSQLPFHGRLTSNMACKRCEQQSPVRYDSFDSLSLSIPSPHWGRPVSLDHCLQHFISSETIKEVECENCTKLQHSASGNRQVLVSQRTTFIKQLKLGKLPQCLCIHLQRLTWSNEGTPIKRQEHVQFTEYLSMDRYKHHSSMQRQQHSQGSPRTSQPDNSGGAVEKDLTAGAEHLNNNKPLSNGTSFLRSPGLNPQLNFTYDYSTSEYLFQLMAVLVHHGDMHSGHFVTYRRSPPPARCPSPVSSQWLWVSDDSVRKASLQEALSSNAYLLFYERVRRLGPARLSDE from the exons ATGGCGTGGTGCAGGCAAGAGACATCTGAAAATCTTATCCGGGAGTTTCTGAGGTCTGGGTCCACTGTCAG AAACAAGATGATGAAAAATTGGGGAGTCATCGGCGGGATTGCGGCAGCCATGGCAGCCGGAGTTTATGTTTTATGGGGACCAATAACAGACggcaagaggaggaagaggg GTATGGTGCCTGGCTTGCTGAACCTGGGGAACACCTGCTTCCTGAACTCGCTGCTCCAGGGCTTGGCAGCCTGCCCTTCGTTCATCAAATGGCTGGAGAAGAGTACTCACCGGACAGGAGGATCCGAGGGAGAGCCGGAGAAGGACCACGAGCTGTCCAGCACCCTCCTGGAACTCCTCACAG CTCTGTCGAGCGACGGCCCCGCGGAGGAGGACCTGCTGGACGCCGGCTGCCTCCTGGATGTTCTCAGGCTCTACCGCTGGCACATCGCCTCTTTCGAGGAGCAG GACGCCCATGAACTCTTCCACGTGCTCACGtcctccctggaggaggagcgagacCAACGACCTAAAGTAGCCCCCCTCTTCGACATGCAGTCCCTTGAG AGCGTGCCAGATGTGGAACAGACGCTGCACTGTAGAAGTCGAG GTCCGCTACACCCTATACCGAGCCCTTGGAAATCTCAGCTTCCCTTCCATGGCCGGCTTACCAGCAACATGGCATGCAAGCGATGTGAACAGCAG AGTCCAGTGAGATACGACTCATTCGATAGTCTCTCTCTATCGATTCCTTCGCCTCACTGG GGAAGGCCTGTTTCCTTGGATCACTGTCTCCAGCACTTTATCTCCTCAGAGACCATTAAAGAGGTGGAGTGTGAAAACTGCACTAAG CTTCAACACAGTGCCTCAGGGAACAGGCAGGTTCTGGTAAGCCAGAGGACCACGTTCATCAAACAGCTCAAACTGGGAAAG cttcCCCAGTGTCTCTGCATCCACCTGCAGAGGCTCACCTGGTCGAACGAAGGGACGCCCATTAAGAGACAGGAGCACGTGCAGTTTACAGAGTACCTGTCCATGGACCGCTACAAACACCACTCTAGCATGCAGAGGCAGCAGCACAGCCAGGGTTCCCCCaggaccagccagccagacaactCAGGGGGGGCCGTGGAGAAGGACCTCACTGCTG GTGCAGAGCACCTCAACAACAATAAGCCCCTGTCCAATGGAACTTCCTTCCTTCGTTCACCTGGTCTGAACCCACAACTCAACTTTACCTACGACTACAG cactTCGGAGTACCTGTTCCAGCTAATGGCTGTGCTGGTCCACCATGGTGACATGCACTCGGGACACTTTGTCACGTACCGTCGGAGCCCCCCCCCGGCTCGCTGCCCCTCCCCCGTCAGCTCCCAGTGGCTCTGGGTGTCGGATGACTCGGTCCGCAAGGCCAGCCTGCAAGAGGCCCTGTCCTCTAACGCCTACCTCCTGTTTTATGAGCGCGTGCGGCGTCTCGGCCCAGCCAGGCTGTCGGATGAGTAG
- the alkbh2 gene encoding DNA oxidative demethylase ALKBH2 isoform X1, protein MVLLMCTSLMDTFMTRKRSHAQRTAAVQRTEAVRSPLKLESDKSECISEDVKHAGEEDLAEFSQPVPWRKIEAEGLDCDYALLFTKEEADRLFKKLEEEVVYLTGDEATVQVFGKVYSVPRMQATYGDPGLTYTYSGVRHTAKPWTPTLEDIQDAVTKATGQTFNFVLINRYKDGRDHMGEHRDDERELDPLSPIASVSLGAARDFIFRHRDARGKRCRRRLDPVKLQLSHGSLLLMNPPTNTLWYHSLPARRSILAPRINLTFRRILLDRKGGSAPGRALATVADRRHSSAYQS, encoded by the exons GTCCTTTTGATGTGCACGTCACTAATGGATACATTCATGACGAGGAAGCGTTCTCACGCACAGCGGACCGCAGCTGTACAGCGGACGGAAGCGGTGAGGTCGCCGTTAAAGCTGGAGAGCGACAAAAGCGAGTGCATATCGGAGGACGTGAAACATGCAGGGGAGGAAGACCTCGCGGAGTTTTCTCAACCGGTTCCCTGGCGGAAGATTGAAGCGGAGGGACTAGACTGCGACTACGCTTTACTCTTTACCAAAGAAGAAGCTGATCGCCTGTTCAAAAAACTGGAAGAAGAGGTGGTATATCTCACAG gTGATGAAGCCACGGTTCAGGTGTTCGGCAAGGTCTACAGTGTTCCCAGGATGCAGGCGACATACGGGGATCCAGGACTGACCTACACCTACTCTGGAGTGAGACACACGGCCAAACCCTGGACTCCAACCCTGGAGGACATCCAAGATGCTGTAACCAAGGCTACGGGACAAACCTTCAACTTTGTCCTGATTAACAG GTATAAAGATGGACGCGACCACATGGGCGAGCACAGAGACGACGAGAGGGAACtggaccctctctcccccatcgcATCGGTGTCTCTGGGAGCGGCGCGGGACTTCATATTCCGCCACAGGGACGCACGGGGGAAACGTTGCCGGCGCAGGCTCGACCCGGTGAAGCTGCAGCTCTCTCATGGCAGCCTGCTCCTGATGAACCCGCCCACCAACACACTCTGGTACCACAGCCTGCCCGCTCGCAGGAGCATCCTCGCTCCCCGCATCAACCTCACCTTCAGACGCATCCTACTGGACCGCAAGGGAGGCTCCGCCCCTGGGAGAGCTCTCGCTACGGTGGCTGACAGGAGACACTCTTCAGCTTATCAGTCCTAG
- the alkbh2 gene encoding DNA oxidative demethylase ALKBH2 isoform X2 has product MCTSLMDTFMTRKRSHAQRTAAVQRTEAVRSPLKLESDKSECISEDVKHAGEEDLAEFSQPVPWRKIEAEGLDCDYALLFTKEEADRLFKKLEEEVVYLTGDEATVQVFGKVYSVPRMQATYGDPGLTYTYSGVRHTAKPWTPTLEDIQDAVTKATGQTFNFVLINRYKDGRDHMGEHRDDERELDPLSPIASVSLGAARDFIFRHRDARGKRCRRRLDPVKLQLSHGSLLLMNPPTNTLWYHSLPARRSILAPRINLTFRRILLDRKGGSAPGRALATVADRRHSSAYQS; this is encoded by the exons ATGTGCACGTCACTAATGGATACATTCATGACGAGGAAGCGTTCTCACGCACAGCGGACCGCAGCTGTACAGCGGACGGAAGCGGTGAGGTCGCCGTTAAAGCTGGAGAGCGACAAAAGCGAGTGCATATCGGAGGACGTGAAACATGCAGGGGAGGAAGACCTCGCGGAGTTTTCTCAACCGGTTCCCTGGCGGAAGATTGAAGCGGAGGGACTAGACTGCGACTACGCTTTACTCTTTACCAAAGAAGAAGCTGATCGCCTGTTCAAAAAACTGGAAGAAGAGGTGGTATATCTCACAG gTGATGAAGCCACGGTTCAGGTGTTCGGCAAGGTCTACAGTGTTCCCAGGATGCAGGCGACATACGGGGATCCAGGACTGACCTACACCTACTCTGGAGTGAGACACACGGCCAAACCCTGGACTCCAACCCTGGAGGACATCCAAGATGCTGTAACCAAGGCTACGGGACAAACCTTCAACTTTGTCCTGATTAACAG GTATAAAGATGGACGCGACCACATGGGCGAGCACAGAGACGACGAGAGGGAACtggaccctctctcccccatcgcATCGGTGTCTCTGGGAGCGGCGCGGGACTTCATATTCCGCCACAGGGACGCACGGGGGAAACGTTGCCGGCGCAGGCTCGACCCGGTGAAGCTGCAGCTCTCTCATGGCAGCCTGCTCCTGATGAACCCGCCCACCAACACACTCTGGTACCACAGCCTGCCCGCTCGCAGGAGCATCCTCGCTCCCCGCATCAACCTCACCTTCAGACGCATCCTACTGGACCGCAAGGGAGGCTCCGCCCCTGGGAGAGCTCTCGCTACGGTGGCTGACAGGAGACACTCTTCAGCTTATCAGTCCTAG